The Oscillospiraceae bacterium genome has a window encoding:
- the yunB gene encoding sporulation protein YunB, whose translation MKRYIAKNRRSRKFFAYVLLITTAASILFIYTELRLRPVASELALARARSVAITVMGESVYEVIDADGITYDDIIHFEKDNNGRISALTTNIVKLNILKSKISLEIQKRLNNIQSPELVIPLGSILNGEFFSGKGPGIRIKLLPAGSAAAEITNVFTEAGINQTRHQIMLRVSLSVSVILPTSTVSTDVVSSVCIAETVIVGEVPESFTQVITSDSTIPGLINDYNAEDKLNK comes from the coding sequence ATGAAAAGATATATCGCCAAAAACAGAAGGTCGAGAAAATTTTTCGCGTATGTGCTGCTTATAACTACTGCCGCTTCAATTCTGTTTATCTATACGGAGCTGAGGCTTCGTCCTGTTGCCTCCGAATTGGCTCTTGCGCGCGCACGGAGCGTTGCAATTACGGTTATGGGCGAATCCGTGTATGAGGTGATCGACGCCGATGGAATTACATATGACGATATCATACATTTTGAGAAAGATAATAACGGACGAATCAGCGCGCTTACCACAAACATAGTAAAGCTTAATATATTGAAAAGCAAAATATCCCTTGAAATTCAAAAGCGACTCAACAATATTCAGTCACCAGAGCTTGTCATTCCGCTCGGAAGTATTCTCAACGGTGAATTCTTTTCCGGCAAAGGGCCGGGTATCAGGATAAAGCTGCTCCCTGCCGGAAGCGCCGCGGCGGAAATCACAAACGTATTCACCGAAGCCGGGATCAATCAGACGCGCCATCAGATCATGCTGCGCGTGTCGCTGTCCGTGTCTGTGATCCTTCCGACAAGCACGGTATCGACCGATGTCGTAAGCAGCGTCTGTATCGCCGAAACGGTCATAGTGGGAGAAGTGCCCGAATCCTTTACGCAAGTCATAACCTCGGATAGTACTATTCCCGGATTGATAAACGATTATAACGCAGAGGACAAACTCAATAAATGA